The window TAACAGCACTTGATTCCACCAGCCTCCCAGCGGCTGAAATCGGAGCATTCCGTTATCCGTAATCGAAGTAATCATAAATCCTACTTCATCCATATGACCAGCTACCATCACGACAGGTCCGTTTCCTTTTTTGACCCCAAAAATACTCCCTAGCCGATCTTGCACTACTTCATCAGCGTATTGAGAAAGCTGTTCCTTCATAAATGCACGTACAGCATGTTCATTTCCGGAAGCTCCCGGAAGTTCGGTTAATTGTCGAAACAATTCCAACGTTTCTTGATTCATGAGATCATGCTCCTTTTCGTTGTTGCAAAACTATGTACATCGTTATTTTACAAAACTTTGAAACCCTTTTCCAATTGAGCCTCCCCTGCTTATGGCGAATTTTTCAAATTCATGTATACTGAAAATAGTAACTTTTTTGGGGGTGTGCTCATGAGAATTGGGTGGAAGTCTTTTACATTAGGTGCAGTCGCCGGTGCAGCAGGCGCGTTGTTTGCCCAAAAAGCGGTAACGTCCTCGCCTACCGTTGCAGCTGAAAAGGTCCTTGCCCGCGTCAAAGAAGCTTTTAACAAAGAAGGAATCATTGAAGGGTCATGGATTCAAATGAAACCGGAACAATATCAAAAACTTGGAATTGACACAACTGTTTATAAAGGCGGAATTTCCAGAAGACGGGATGGCGAATTGGAGCAGTATGAATTTATTGCCGATGCCAGCACCGGAACCATTATGGACGTCTATCGCCTCTCCTGATCGCTCGCCAACGGGTTCGGTCCGATCGTTCCCGTTGGCACTGACAAAACGCTTTCCCACTTCGAAAACGGACAGTTGATTTGTGGAAAAATCATCTCTTTTTTTCTTAGACGGAATAAATAACACTAACATTAAATTTAGGTTATAATAGACCTGAATTTTATTTAAGTTGGTGATTATTTATGCGTACCAAAAATAGATTAAATCCAATCGAATCAAAATACTTTAGACCCGAGATAACTAATTGTCCAGAATGTGGTAATAAATTAGTATACTGTCACCCTGTTTGGAGAAAAACAATTTCTACCCTAAAAGGTGAATTTAAAATCATAAATCTAGGATACCGATGTGAGAATAACTCCTGTTCTAATGACACCGTATATCGTTCAGCTGAAGCCGAACAATTAAGTATGAAGCACATTACTTATGGAATGGATGTCATCGCATATATCGGATATTTACGGTTTAAAGAACATAAGACTCGATCTGAGATAGCTACTATCTTATCGGAAAAAGAAGTAAAAATTTCTGAGAGGCAAGTACAGAAACTTTATGAAAGATATGCGTTATTACTGCGGGCAAGCGTTAAAGAAAATATGAAAGAGACATTAGAAAATATTGTGAAAGAACATGGAGGACTTGTCTTATCTATTGATGGTGTCCAACCCGAAAAAGGTAACGAAACATTGTATGTCATCCGTGAAGTTCTTAGTGGTACTATTTTAGCTGCACATAATTTAAAAAGCAGTGCTTCTCAAGAACTGATAGGTATTATTCAACCCATTTTAGACTGGGGTTATCCAATCCAAGGTTTTATCAGTGATGGGCAACAATCCATTCGTTTAGCAATTGAACAAATAGTTCCAGATATTCCGTATCAATATTGTCAGTTTCATTACTTTAAAGACATAGCCAAACCATTAGTTGAAAAAGATAGAAAACTAAAAACGAATATCAAAAAGAAGCTAAGGGGAATAAGGGAAGTTGAAAGAAAAATTGAAAATTCTCCATCTAAAAACATAGAAGAAGAGGTAGCAAGTGACTATATTGCGGCTATTCGATCCGTTCTTCTAGAAGATGGTAAGCCACCATTCGAATTACCAGGCACTTGTGTTTTTGAACGAACGAATGCGATTAAAGATTCGATTGAAAAATGCCTGGATAAAAAAGGGGACTCCTCTACTTGAAAATTTGTTCAGAATAGTCAGAAATGTGGATAACTATAAGGAAGATTATCAACTCGTAAAACGTTGGGATACACGATTTAAAAGGATTGCCACCATTATGGAACCTTCTGAGAATAAAACAAGTTTTTGGGTCGAAAACAGATTGAAGCAATATTTAAACCAAATGGAAAAAGAGCTTAATCGGAAAGAAGATCAACCGTTTGTAGAGAACCTATTAAAGTATAGTAAAGGATTTTGGAAAGGACTTTTCACCTTTTATGATTATCCACTTATACCGAGAACGAATAATGATTTAGAACTCTTTTTTAGAAGAATAAAGCAAAAACACCGAAGAATCACAGGTAGTCGGACTTGGAATCGATATATTATCCGACACGGTGAAAACATTGTATTTGTAGAAAATGTCTCTAATGAACAGGAAGGGCTACAAATGATAAAAAATGTTAATTATTCAGCATATAAAACTGAAGCGAATAAATGGGAACAACGTATTGGCGAGCATATAAAACAAAGAAGATTCAAAAAAGAACCAAATGAATATTTAAACACTATTGAAGAGAAATGGAAAAGGCACAACTAATTTATTGTGTTGGTTGTGCCGTCTAAGTTTTTTTTCGGTTTTGTTAAGGCCCCTTTTTAAAGCAAAACTTCATTCTCCTCTGCCTTTTTTGCCGGAAACTGCACTTCACAGCGATAAATTCTATTTCCTTTTTGCGAAAATTTTTCTTCATATTCGGTCATGACATTTTCTTGATAATCGCTGTTGTGAAGATCAAGACTCACATCCTTTAAAATAAGACCGTACTGCGAGAAGCTGACAAGCGAGTATTCAAACAATCCTTGATTATCCGTTTTCATATGGATCTCGCCGCCCTCCGCCAAAATTTCCTCATAGGCTTTCAGAAAATTTTTGTAAGTCAATCGCCGTTTTTCATGTCGTTTCTTTGGCCAAGGATCTGAGAAGTTCAAGTAAATTCTTTCGATTTCTCCATTGGCAAAAAAATCGGTTAAATGACCGGCGTTCACATTCAACAGCTTTACATTCGGCAATTCTGCCTCTATTACTTTGTCAAGCGCAGATACAATCACGCTTTCTTGCAGTTCAATTCCAATAAAATTGACATCAGGATGCAATCGAGCCATCCCCACAATAAACTGTCCTTTTCCTGTGCCAATTTCCAAATGGATCGCCTGATCATTTCCGAACATTTCTCGCCATTTTCCTTTTTGCTTTTCAGGTTCAGGAATCACATATTGTGGATATTGCCGAATTTTTTCTTTAGCCCAAGGTTTGTTTCGTAAACGCATTAAAAATCCCCCACTGTCTATTCGTTCATAATCTTCATGCATAAAAAAAAAAGAATTCCCGACACTAAAATAAGAGAATTCCTTATATGATGCGAAAGAAAGGATGAGTGCCATGCCTTTAACATGGAAGGATCAAGCACAATTATTAAGAGATATTTTAAGCGACCATCAACTGGATTGTTGCGGAACCGTCTCGGAATGCGAACAGCTCGAAAGACTGGCAAAATCGTTGATGGCCAATGCAAACGTTGATCAAGGTGTCAAATCAACATTGCAGGAAATTTATCAATACAGCCAAGATGGTCAATATACACAACATTTGGATGAGCACATCCAAGCCCATCAAAACCACTTATCTCAATGGGTCAGCGATATAGACCAATTGTCTTAACACGATCATAAGATGTTATGGAGAAAGGTAAGCCAGCGGTTCATTTCATGAAAACGGCTTTTATCTTTATGCCATTGAATAGATAATATGGTTTGCATCACCACATACCATTTCATCCGCAATTGAAGGTGAGTAGTCAGTTCCATTCCGTACAACCTAAGCCACTCTTCCCAATCATTTCCGGGGATATAACAATATAGAAGCATGCCCAAATCAATGGCCGGATCGCCTATAAGGGGGCGGTCCCAGTCAATCAAATACAAACGATTGCCTTCGGAAAGCAGCCAGTTGTTATGGTTGACATCTCCGTGGCAAACGGCATAATCGTCATAGCGAATGAACTTGACCTTTTTTTGCAGAAACTCAAAGGCTTTTTGAATGGTAGGATGCTGCAGCAAATTCAAGTCAATTCCATCTTGGACTTCCAGCAACAGCTTTTCCGGCTGAACCGGGCGCTTTTCAAGTCGCTCCAGCATTGTCAAAAGCGGTTTAGATGTATGAATTTTTTTTAGTAATTTCGTCACCCTTCTGTCCACCATCTCATCAGGAGACAGCTCTCTGCCGTTCAGCCAATGCTGGGCGGTAATCACATCCCCGCTTTCTAACCTTTTCGTCCACACAAGTTTGGGAACGATTCCCTCAGCTGACAAAGCAGCAAGAAAAGGCGAAGAATTTCGCTTTAAAAAAAGCCTCTGTTCTTCATGCTTGGCAAAAAAAGCTTCGCCGGTAAGTCCTCCGGCGGGGATAATCTCCCATTCTTGATCAAACAAATGTTCCAATTTATTTAATTTTATTTTGGCAGCTTTGTCCATACGCTCTTTTCCCGATTGATTATCCATCTTATTGCGCAATCCGATTCTCCTATATTTTTAAGCTTTCCGTCCGTTCGATCCAAACGGGCAAGCTACCACTGAATGAAATCATTCCAAGTAAAACGATCATACTCTATTCCATTCAGCTTTCCTTCAATTCAACATCCGCTTTTCAATTGAAACTACTTTTTAAATTTTATCTTCTTTCGAGTGTTTTCGTCAAGATGCCGTCCAAAACGACTTCAGCACAATGCGAAGGCAATGGTCCGACCAATGACCAATGGACTTCGCTCGAAAAAGCAGAGGGTCCCTTTTTCTCATCACAAGCAAAATAGGGGTTCGATTTTAAAGGACAATTGCCTCAAAATGACCGTTATGTCCAACTAACCATCAACAGTCCCCACTGACGGAAGTTTCGCTTTCCTCGTGTTGAAAGGATCTAAACTCATCATTTAAAAAAATAAAAACAAGTTCGCGCAAAAAAGACTTGCCGCTTTCTAAATTATTATTCTTTCCCATAGCATGAACAGAGACGATAAAAAAGATTCCTGCTATTGAACACATACATAGCAGCTAATAGGAGAAAGGACAAGCGTCTTTTCCACTTCTCGGATTGGTTGAATGCCTGCACGGTTCTCATCCGCAATCACTTTCCAAGCAGACTCGCCGGGAAGAGCCATTTCTCCAGACAATTCATTCGGATAAAACACGACGAGAATCTTATTCCAAGGTCCCTTGCCGCCCACGTCGTCCATTAAAACTGATACGATTCCCTCCCTTACTGTCCATTTTTTCAAATGCTTTCGGATCTCCTCAGCAGTTTGCAAGCGGAAAGCTCCATGATTTTTCCGAATTTCAATCAAACCTTTTATATAATCAACGGCGTCTTTATAATTCTCCTTCCTGCTCCAATCCAGCCAATTGATTTCATCTTCGCTGTTATAGCTGTTTCCAACCCCTTTTTTTGTCCGAAAAAACTCTTGGCCGCTGTGAAGAAAAGGAATCCCCTGGGAAAGCAAAACCATAGCAGTAGCTAAAAGGTGGCGGCGACGGTTTTCCTCCTCTTGGTTTGGAAAACAAGCCATTAACTTATCCCACAAAGTATGATTATCATGGCATTCCACAAAATTTACAGATTGCAGCGGCTCTGTAAATATTCCCGTTCTGCCTTCTAAAGGGATGCTTGCGCACACCGCATGGAAAGCTTTTTCATACATATCCAGCTTTCCAAGAGCAAAGCCTTTGTCCGAAAGATGAAATACGCCCCCCTTTACGGAGTCGCGGAAAAAATCATTAAACTGGCCAATTTCGGGAAGTATATGCTGATTATGAAGCGCAGCTTTTTGCTTTCGGGGGAGCGGCGTCGGCAAATCCCATCCTTCCCCGATGATAAGACAGTCCGGCTTGTAAGAGCGAGCCACTTTTACTGCTTCTTTCATCGTTTCTACATCGAGAATACCCATTAAATCAAAACGAAACCCGTCAACATTATATTCTTTCAACCAAAACTCAATGGAATCCAGAATGAATTTTCGAGCCATCAGACGTTCAGAAGCAAAGTCATTTCCAACTCCGGTGCCATTGGACGGCCGCCCGTTTTCATCAAAACGAAAATAATACCCCGGAACAAGTTGTTCGAAAGCGGAGCTCTCCCGTTCATACAAATGGTTGTAAACAACATCCATTATGACTCGCATTCCTTCAGAGTGAACGGCTTCAATCATTTCCTTTAACTCTAGAATCCGATTGTAAGGGTTTTGAGGCTCACTTGCATAAGATCCTTCAGGTACGTTATAAAATAGAGGGTTATACCCCCAATTGTATGATTCTTCCGGTTTTTCGTCAGAAACGCCGTAAAAATCGTGAAAAGGAAGAAATTCGATATGGGTGATTCCTAAATTTTTGATATAAGATAAACCCGTTATTCCTCCCGTCTTTCCTCTCGTATTTTTTTCCGCAACTCCTAAATATTTTCCCTTGTTCTTTACTCCGCTGTCAGGATGAATGGTGAGATCTCTAATCGATGTTTCGTATATGATTGCATTGACGGGCGATCCAAAAGACGGAGGAGAAACTCTTTTAACATTGGTTTTGCCGAGATCGACGACGCAGCTGTACTCGCTGTTCAGACTGACTGCTTTTGCATATGGATCAGCCGCTTTTCTCCATTCTCCATTTATAAAAACTTCGTAATAATAGCAAGATTGTTCCCAATCGCCTTTCACGACAGCAGAAAAAACTCCTCGTTCTTCCCGAATGAGCGAAAACGTTTCCCAATTGATTGCCCCTCTTCTTTTTACATGGACTTTCGCCTCTATCGCTGCCGGCGACCATATTTTAAAAACGGTCCTTTCCTTTGTATAATGAGCTCCCAAATCTTTTCCCTCATAAAAAAACATTTGGTCGAACTCTTTCGTACGAATAACTTTGCCGACAAGTAATAACGTTTCTTGCCCTCTTTCATCCAAAATATAATGACTTTTCCCGAAAACCGGAACCACCGGAGATTCGCAACGATATGTTCTGCCGTATTCTGAATCCAGTTTCTCCAATATGTTCAAGTCAATTATGGCATCTTCCGTTTTTAGTCGAAAAGAAGACGATTCTCCTTGAAAGTAATCGTATGAAAGAAAAATAGTGAAGACATCCAACTCATCTTGGTAGGCATGAAACGATTGATTTTTAGGAAGCATACATCCTTCTTTCCTTTCCACTGTTTCAGTCCTTGCTCCCGCTTAACGGATCATTAGCCAAGGAGACGGTGCCGCCCATTCATTTATAAAAATTCTTTTTGTCATCTGAGCACTCTGAAAGTGGAAATGTTTTTATCATCATTTTCTTTACTGACTTGTCAACAGAAACCTATACAACGCTGAAAAATTACAGCCGGATGATGAAATTGATCCGATTATACAGCTAAAAGAATCCAGCTTTTGCCCCCTCTGATCGAATTTTATCTAACGGTCAGGCAGTTGGTGATAAATGAAAAGCACAGCTTTTGTGCTTTTCAAAGTGTTCTATCTTCTGCTTCATCTCCGATTTCAATTTCATGATCTGGCCATTCCGCCTCATCGTCCCACTCCGGCCTATTGATGCTGTTGGTTTCCGCAAATTCCAAAACGGTTTTGGCTGCTTTTAACTGTGTCATTTTTAACGGGGAACGGAACTCTCTCATCGATTCAAACCATTTCGGATAGCTTTTTTTATCGAAAATGTGGAGATCAAAAGGAGGAGATGGATAATCAATGTAGCCGTTTCGCGATATGACCGCTTTTTTCACCGGAAAATCCACATTGTACGTACGAAATAACTTAGACACGATGACCCCCATTCTTTGCAAAGAAAGAACCGGACTTAACACTTTTTTCTCTTTTTTTCCTATTTTTTTGATCCAGAATCGATCCGATGATCCAAAATAAACAGCCCGGTTTTCCTCCTCCAAAAAAGTAAGACACCATAGTTCAGTGGGCGTCAACAGGAGAACATCCAATTCGACCGGCGCCTTTTTCAAAGCCAATATCGGCTTATACATGACGAGAAACGTATCTGGAAATCTTTGCAGAAAATATTTTAAGCGTTCATCATAAAAATATTTGTAATCAATATATGATGTTTCTGTTAAAGTGGAACTTGCCCACTTGATTTGAAATTCAAACAGCTGATCGAGAAAAAATTGTTTTAACTCCAATTCGTTCATATTCGAAAGATCCATTTGAAAAAAGGGAGACTCTTTCTTTTCATTTTCCCCTTCATCCATCGAAAAATTCCTTTTTCGAAACATATTTTTCAATTTATGGAACATATTTGTTTTTTCCTTGTTCTCATCTTCATAAAAAAGGGATTCCTCTTGCGCCCACCCCTCATGCTCCTGTTTTTGCATTTCGCTCCAATTCACAAACTTGTCCCACTGTTGTTTTTTTAATCGGATAAATTGGGATGGGTAACGGTACACATCTTGTTGATATCGAGACACATAATCTTGGAGCTTAATTAACTGAGCCATTTCCTTTCGATTCCTTTCCTTCCTTATTTTCGAAACAAAACCGGACAATTTCTTCATACATGGGCGAACGGTCTAAATGGGTCTGATACAACACCACTGAGTCTGCTTGAAAAATATGGGAAGGTGGTTTGGCGTACAAAAAACCGGTTGCATCTGTAAACGAAATATCCCCATTCCATTTTTTCGCCAGCGTAATATGAGGGCGGAATGGTTTAGAATCCAACTGAAAACCTGCCTCTTTCGCAGCTTGGAATACTTGTTTTTGAATATCGAAGAGGCGGTTGTTCTGTTTGGTTCCTGCCCAAAAAATTCGGGGAGATTCTTTACGGCCGAATGTTCCGATAGAGTCAATCTGCACGGAAAAAGGCGGCGTTTTTTCGACGATCCGTTTTACTGTATCCACCGCTTCTTGTAACGGCTTTGGATCTGCGTCGCCTAAAAAAGCGAACGTAATATGATAATCGTTCGGGTGCACCCAACGTTTGAACGGCAATGAAAATTGGCGCCGCCAAGAATACAAATATTCTTTTGTTTCATCAGGCAGCCTTAAAGCAAAAAAATAATGAGTTTTCACTTCCACCACTCCTATGATTGGCCCTCCAGCACATGATGTCTAAAAATCGAGCCACTATCCCAAAATAATAATTACATTGTATCAAAAAATGGGAAAAAGTATAAAATCTGCAAAAGTTGATTAGACCTCTAAGAA of the Bacillus smithii genome contains:
- a CDS encoding YtzH-like family protein → MPLTWKDQAQLLRDILSDHQLDCCGTVSECEQLERLAKSLMANANVDQGVKSTLQEIYQYSQDGQYTQHLDEHIQAHQNHLSQWVSDIDQLS
- a CDS encoding transposase — encoded protein: MRTKNRLNPIESKYFRPEITNCPECGNKLVYCHPVWRKTISTLKGEFKIINLGYRCENNSCSNDTVYRSAEAEQLSMKHITYGMDVIAYIGYLRFKEHKTRSEIATILSEKEVKISERQVQKLYERYALLLRASVKENMKETLENIVKEHGGLVLSIDGVQPEKGNETLYVIREVLSGTILAAHNLKSSASQELIGIIQPILDWGYPIQGFISDGQQSIRLAIEQIVPDIPYQYCQFHYFKDIAKPLVEKDRKLKTNIKKKLRGIREVERKIENSPSKNIEEEVASDYIAAIRSVLLEDGKPPFELPGTCVFERTNAIKDSIEKCLDKKGDSST
- the thpR gene encoding RNA 2',3'-cyclic phosphodiesterase, yielding MKTHYFFALRLPDETKEYLYSWRRQFSLPFKRWVHPNDYHITFAFLGDADPKPLQEAVDTVKRIVEKTPPFSVQIDSIGTFGRKESPRIFWAGTKQNNRLFDIQKQVFQAAKEAGFQLDSKPFRPHITLAKKWNGDISFTDATGFLYAKPPSHIFQADSVVLYQTHLDRSPMYEEIVRFCFENKEGKESKGNGSVN
- a CDS encoding phosphotransferase family protein yields the protein MEHLFDQEWEIIPAGGLTGEAFFAKHEEQRLFLKRNSSPFLAALSAEGIVPKLVWTKRLESGDVITAQHWLNGRELSPDEMVDRRVTKLLKKIHTSKPLLTMLERLEKRPVQPEKLLLEVQDGIDLNLLQHPTIQKAFEFLQKKVKFIRYDDYAVCHGDVNHNNWLLSEGNRLYLIDWDRPLIGDPAIDLGMLLYCYIPGNDWEEWLRLYGMELTTHLQLRMKWYVVMQTILSIQWHKDKSRFHEMNRWLTFLHNIL
- the trmB gene encoding tRNA (guanosine(46)-N7)-methyltransferase TrmB — protein: MRLRNKPWAKEKIRQYPQYVIPEPEKQKGKWREMFGNDQAIHLEIGTGKGQFIVGMARLHPDVNFIGIELQESVIVSALDKVIEAELPNVKLLNVNAGHLTDFFANGEIERIYLNFSDPWPKKRHEKRRLTYKNFLKAYEEILAEGGEIHMKTDNQGLFEYSLVSFSQYGLILKDVSLDLHNSDYQENVMTEYEEKFSQKGNRIYRCEVQFPAKKAEENEVLL
- a CDS encoding PepSY domain-containing protein, which encodes MGWKSFTLGAVAGAAGALFAQKAVTSSPTVAAEKVLARVKEAFNKEGIIEGSWIQMKPEQYQKLGIDTTVYKGGISRRRDGELEQYEFIADASTGTIMDVYRLS
- the pulA gene encoding type I pullulanase, which encodes MLPKNQSFHAYQDELDVFTIFLSYDYFQGESSSFRLKTEDAIIDLNILEKLDSEYGRTYRCESPVVPVFGKSHYILDERGQETLLLVGKVIRTKEFDQMFFYEGKDLGAHYTKERTVFKIWSPAAIEAKVHVKRRGAINWETFSLIREERGVFSAVVKGDWEQSCYYYEVFINGEWRKAADPYAKAVSLNSEYSCVVDLGKTNVKRVSPPSFGSPVNAIIYETSIRDLTIHPDSGVKNKGKYLGVAEKNTRGKTGGITGLSYIKNLGITHIEFLPFHDFYGVSDEKPEESYNWGYNPLFYNVPEGSYASEPQNPYNRILELKEMIEAVHSEGMRVIMDVVYNHLYERESSAFEQLVPGYYFRFDENGRPSNGTGVGNDFASERLMARKFILDSIEFWLKEYNVDGFRFDLMGILDVETMKEAVKVARSYKPDCLIIGEGWDLPTPLPRKQKAALHNQHILPEIGQFNDFFRDSVKGGVFHLSDKGFALGKLDMYEKAFHAVCASIPLEGRTGIFTEPLQSVNFVECHDNHTLWDKLMACFPNQEEENRRRHLLATAMVLLSQGIPFLHSGQEFFRTKKGVGNSYNSEDEINWLDWSRKENYKDAVDYIKGLIEIRKNHGAFRLQTAEEIRKHLKKWTVREGIVSVLMDDVGGKGPWNKILVVFYPNELSGEMALPGESAWKVIADENRAGIQPIREVEKTLVLSPISCYVCVQ